A stretch of Odocoileus virginianus isolate 20LAN1187 ecotype Illinois chromosome 31, Ovbor_1.2, whole genome shotgun sequence DNA encodes these proteins:
- the LOC110144997 gene encoding small integral membrane protein 20-like, with translation MSRNLRTAPISGGFLSLIGVTFYPIYFRSLMRLEEYKKEQAINRAGIVQEDVQPPGLKVWSDPFGRK, from the coding sequence ATGTCCCGGAACCTGCGCACTGCTCCCATTTCCGGCGGCTTCCTCTCCCTAATTGGCGTCACCTTCTACCCCATCTACTTCCGGTCCTTAATGCGGCTGGAGGAGTACAAGAAGGAACAAGCCATTAATCGAGCTGGTATTGTTCAAGAAGACGTGCAGCCACCAGGGTTGAAAGTGTGGTCGGATCCATTTGGCCGGAAATGA